One genomic region from Nocardia vinacea encodes:
- a CDS encoding SDR family NAD(P)-dependent oxidoreductase yields the protein MRRFDGRRVLVTGAGSGIGQGIALRLLDEGATLVAADIDAAGLENTAAKAGDAAERVRTVQVNIADIESVRAATGEAVEFLGGLDVLVNAAGILRPARTEEMPLEVWNQVIGVNLTGTFLMTQSALPALLESGHGVVVNLSSTAAFSAAPYLASYAASKGGVNAFTHAIALEYAKQGLRAVNIVPAGITSGITTKSILDQPEGFDPKLFSRMTGWLNGGALGSPEDIAGVVAMVASDDGRYMTGTEIRIDGGALM from the coding sequence ATGCGTAGATTTGACGGCCGCCGCGTATTGGTCACCGGAGCAGGATCGGGTATCGGGCAGGGGATCGCCCTGCGGCTGCTCGATGAGGGGGCGACGTTGGTCGCCGCCGATATCGATGCGGCGGGTCTGGAGAACACCGCGGCGAAGGCGGGTGATGCGGCCGAGCGGGTGCGCACCGTGCAGGTGAATATCGCCGATATCGAGTCGGTGCGCGCCGCGACGGGCGAAGCGGTCGAATTCCTCGGCGGCCTGGATGTGCTGGTGAACGCGGCGGGCATTCTGCGGCCCGCGCGGACCGAGGAAATGCCGCTCGAGGTCTGGAACCAGGTGATCGGGGTCAATCTCACCGGGACCTTCCTGATGACCCAGAGTGCGCTGCCCGCGTTGTTGGAGTCCGGCCACGGCGTCGTCGTGAACCTCTCCTCGACCGCGGCCTTCAGCGCCGCGCCCTATCTGGCGTCGTATGCGGCGTCGAAGGGCGGCGTCAATGCCTTCACGCACGCGATCGCGCTGGAATACGCCAAGCAGGGGCTGCGGGCGGTGAATATCGTGCCCGCCGGCATCACCAGTGGTATCACCACCAAGTCCATCCTCGATCAGCCGGAGGGCTTCGATCCGAAGCTGTTCTCGCGCATGACCGGCTGGCTCAACGGCGGTGCGCTCGGCAGTCCGGAGGATATCGCCGGCGTGGTCGCCATGGTCGCCTCCGATGACGGTCGCTATATGACCGGCACGGAGATCCGCATCGACGGCGGCGCACTGATGTAG
- a CDS encoding HemK2/MTQ2 family protein methyltransferase, with the protein MLVRAPGVYRPQHDTRLLIHALAQAGIPRGGRVLDICTGTGALAVAAVHHGARTVTAVDVSRRAVATAWLNCRIRGLTIRALHGDFEAILGTDRFDLVLANPPYVPAPRGAPDRGGARAWNAGEKGRAILDRLCAVTPHLLEPGGVALTVHSGLCHPDTTLTQLRDGGLKAAIVARSSVPFGPIMRELTPWLISTGLIEPGQNREDLVVIRADKPRP; encoded by the coding sequence ATGTTGGTCCGCGCTCCCGGCGTCTATCGACCTCAGCACGACACGCGGTTGCTCATCCACGCACTTGCGCAGGCGGGCATCCCACGCGGCGGTCGCGTACTGGATATCTGCACCGGTACCGGGGCACTCGCCGTCGCCGCTGTCCACCATGGTGCCCGCACCGTCACCGCGGTCGACGTTTCCCGGCGCGCGGTGGCCACCGCCTGGTTGAACTGTCGGATACGCGGCCTGACCATCCGAGCCCTGCACGGCGACTTCGAGGCGATACTCGGAACCGATCGCTTCGATCTCGTCCTCGCCAACCCGCCCTACGTTCCCGCCCCTCGAGGTGCCCCGGATCGCGGCGGCGCCAGGGCCTGGAATGCGGGAGAAAAGGGACGAGCCATCCTGGACCGGCTGTGCGCGGTGACGCCGCACCTACTCGAACCCGGCGGCGTCGCGCTGACCGTGCATTCGGGTCTGTGTCATCCGGATACGACCCTCACCCAGCTCCGCGACGGCGGACTGAAGGCCGCCATCGTGGCGCGCTCATCGGTGCCGTTCGGTCCCATCATGCGGGAGTTGACCCCGTGGCTGATCTCGACCGGGCTGATCGAGCCCGGCCAGAACCGAGAAGATCTGGTGGTGATCCGTGCCGACAAACCCCGACCGTGA
- a CDS encoding DMT family transporter — MSTAISTVSRFGLVCLVGAGLSAGTGGLLGILLLRATGLSPVSVAACRLAVGGLLLIALLTVMRRPLPRNTSAWRRIGVVAVLVAIIQASYFGAVAASSVSLATLITLGMSPVVVSLLEHLTGRRILDRRRAATIGIAVFGVILLVGAPADDGVFAGAAMALVSACAFATLTLISARPVPGLDVITTTGFAVTGGAVLLTPLAAISGLTFHPTPHSVALVIVFGLISTAVAYTLYLRGLSEVGAGTAAVLALLEPLTSAILAAAILGERLTPTGLVGAALLTAALVHTSLQSRL; from the coding sequence ATGTCCACTGCTATATCCACGGTCAGCCGATTCGGGTTGGTCTGCCTTGTCGGAGCCGGACTGTCGGCGGGGACGGGCGGTCTACTCGGCATCCTGCTGCTTCGTGCGACCGGTCTTTCGCCGGTATCCGTCGCCGCCTGTCGGCTCGCCGTCGGCGGGCTGTTGCTGATCGCGCTGCTGACCGTGATGCGGCGGCCGTTGCCACGGAACACCTCGGCCTGGCGCAGGATCGGTGTGGTCGCGGTCCTTGTCGCGATCATTCAGGCGAGCTACTTCGGTGCGGTCGCCGCCTCGTCGGTGAGCCTGGCGACGCTGATCACCCTCGGAATGTCACCGGTGGTCGTCTCGCTGCTGGAACATCTGACCGGCAGGCGGATCCTGGATCGTCGGCGCGCGGCGACGATCGGAATCGCGGTGTTCGGAGTGATCCTGTTGGTCGGCGCGCCCGCCGATGACGGGGTATTCGCCGGTGCCGCAATGGCATTGGTATCCGCCTGCGCCTTCGCGACCCTCACCCTGATCAGCGCCCGTCCGGTGCCCGGCCTCGACGTGATCACCACAACAGGTTTCGCCGTCACCGGCGGTGCCGTGCTGCTGACGCCGCTCGCGGCGATATCCGGACTCACCTTCCATCCGACGCCACACAGCGTTGCCCTGGTAATCGTGTTCGGACTGATATCCACCGCAGTGGCATACACGCTGTACCTGCGCGGTCTCTCCGAAGTCGGTGCGGGCACAGCCGCGGTGCTCGCCCTCCTCGAACCGCTGACCAGCGCGATCTTGGCTGCCGCAATCCTCGGTGAACGGCTGACCCCGACCGGTCTGGTCGGCGCGGCCTTACTGACCGCCGCGCTCGTCCACACCAGCCTGCAGTCCAGGTTGTAA
- a CDS encoding MerR family transcriptional regulator — MRIGELSERTGTSRRLLRYYEEQGLIVADRCANGYRSYDDRFVDRVLQIRGLLDAGLPTRIIKQILPCLDKPRTIYFPDATAEMLAILERERDRMSDRIRCLSRNRDAIAEYLEAVRENAAS; from the coding sequence ATGCGGATCGGAGAACTGTCGGAGCGCACCGGCACCTCGCGGCGGCTGCTGCGCTACTACGAGGAGCAGGGCCTCATCGTCGCCGATCGCTGCGCCAACGGCTATCGCAGTTACGACGACCGTTTCGTCGACCGGGTCCTACAGATCCGCGGCCTACTCGACGCGGGCTTGCCGACGCGCATCATCAAGCAGATCCTGCCCTGCCTGGACAAGCCGCGCACCATCTACTTCCCGGACGCGACCGCGGAAATGCTGGCCATCCTGGAACGTGAACGTGACCGCATGTCCGACCGCATCCGCTGCCTGTCCCGCAACCGCGACGCCATCGCCGAATACCTGGAGGCGGTCCGCGAGAACGCCGCCTCCTGA
- a CDS encoding polysaccharide deacetylase family protein, with product MDNALFDYSPIVDRAPIRWPDDARVAFYVGLNIEHYQVDRPSTSIFPGTATLTPDPLNYGWRDYGPRVGIWRVMQALDKYGIRASALLNSDVAHHNPQIIAAGRKRNWIWLAHGKNNSIFQADMSIDDERAYLTDIVETIERATGRRPRGWMGPALTETFHTPELLAELGLDYVLDWTNDDQPYRLNVPGVLSVPYSVELNDNSLFLGTGLRGADFVQIVKDQLDRLYEESGRVMALALHPFVIGQAFRIKYLEEALDYVANHPGVWLTTSDEIADAAAG from the coding sequence ATGGACAACGCACTCTTCGACTACAGCCCGATCGTCGACCGCGCACCCATTCGGTGGCCCGACGATGCCCGCGTCGCGTTCTACGTCGGGCTCAATATCGAGCACTACCAGGTGGACCGGCCCTCGACCAGCATCTTCCCCGGCACCGCCACCCTCACCCCGGATCCGCTGAACTACGGCTGGCGCGACTACGGTCCCCGGGTCGGCATCTGGCGGGTGATGCAGGCGCTGGACAAGTACGGTATCCGCGCCAGCGCCCTGCTCAATTCCGATGTCGCACACCATAATCCGCAGATCATCGCCGCCGGGCGGAAACGGAACTGGATCTGGTTGGCGCACGGCAAGAACAACTCGATCTTCCAGGCCGATATGTCGATCGACGACGAGCGGGCCTACCTCACCGATATCGTCGAAACCATCGAGCGTGCGACCGGCCGCCGCCCGCGCGGCTGGATGGGGCCCGCGCTCACCGAGACCTTCCACACCCCGGAACTGCTCGCCGAACTCGGCCTCGACTACGTCCTGGACTGGACCAATGACGATCAGCCGTATCGGCTCAATGTGCCCGGGGTGCTGAGCGTTCCGTACTCGGTCGAACTCAACGACAACAGCCTGTTCCTCGGAACCGGTTTGCGCGGGGCGGATTTCGTGCAGATCGTCAAGGACCAGTTGGACCGGCTCTACGAGGAGTCCGGCCGTGTCATGGCTCTTGCACTGCACCCCTTCGTCATCGGTCAGGCCTTCCGCATCAAATATCTGGAGGAGGCCCTGGATTACGTGGCGAACCATCCGGGTGTATGGCTCACCACCAGTGACGAGATCGCCGATGCTGCGGCCGGGTGA
- a CDS encoding class I SAM-dependent methyltransferase, with protein sequence MNGIRTRVLSTIAGQLGNPHGTLGKGFAFMLNRGNKRAIAGAIDAAGIAANAAVADIGFGGGAGLSILLERVGTNGTVHGFEISPDMLTRAKSKFAEEIRTGRMQLAPGSMTDLPLADDALDAAITVNTVYFVPDLAAAFAELVRVVRPGGSLVVGIGDPDAMAKMPFTAYGFTLRPVAEVIAALEGAGCTVVHKQLANPPIPHHLLVARPA encoded by the coding sequence ATGAACGGAATCCGGACCCGCGTGCTGTCCACGATTGCCGGTCAACTCGGCAATCCGCACGGAACGCTCGGCAAGGGCTTCGCCTTCATGCTCAATCGCGGTAATAAGCGCGCCATCGCGGGCGCTATCGATGCGGCCGGGATCGCGGCAAACGCGGCGGTCGCGGATATCGGATTCGGCGGTGGCGCAGGGCTTTCGATACTGCTCGAGCGGGTCGGCACGAACGGGACGGTGCACGGTTTCGAGATCTCGCCGGACATGTTGACCAGGGCGAAGTCGAAGTTCGCCGAGGAAATCCGGACGGGCCGAATGCAACTCGCGCCGGGCTCGATGACCGATCTGCCGCTGGCCGATGACGCACTCGATGCCGCCATCACCGTCAACACCGTCTACTTCGTGCCGGATCTGGCCGCCGCGTTTGCCGAACTCGTGCGCGTCGTGCGTCCCGGTGGCAGCCTCGTCGTCGGTATCGGCGATCCGGACGCGATGGCGAAAATGCCGTTCACCGCATACGGTTTCACGCTGCGGCCGGTGGCCGAGGTAATCGCCGCACTGGAAGGCGCAGGCTGCACCGTCGTCCATAAGCAACTGGCCAATCCGCCGATTCCGCATCACCTGCTCGTCGCCCGACCCGCCTGA
- a CDS encoding DUF3558 domain-containing protein, protein MPRFSCACSWWMVGVVTAAMVVAGCETGNHAQSAATLSSSIATSPVASVPPQPWTMADLTYHPCSVLDADDIARLLLQPTPTAEMPPRALPACTWFSVQTSVSGSFNIGFAPNTSDLTDLDQRKVRVPLEQQITIDGHRAVLAPSIRPDGRNGGCSAHVSVLSGGSFYLGVAVPGISTGVDWDVCAKTIGVAATILARLR, encoded by the coding sequence ATGCCGCGCTTTTCGTGTGCCTGTAGCTGGTGGATGGTCGGGGTGGTTACCGCCGCAATGGTGGTGGCCGGATGCGAGACCGGTAACCACGCACAGTCGGCGGCTACGTTGTCGTCGAGTATCGCGACCTCGCCGGTCGCCTCAGTGCCGCCGCAACCATGGACCATGGCCGATCTCACCTACCACCCGTGCAGCGTGCTCGATGCCGACGACATTGCTCGCCTCCTACTCCAGCCCACGCCCACTGCCGAAATGCCCCCACGAGCGCTGCCTGCCTGTACCTGGTTTTCCGTGCAAACCTCTGTTTCTGGCAGCTTCAATATCGGATTCGCACCGAATACCAGCGATCTCACCGACCTCGATCAGCGCAAAGTTCGTGTTCCGCTCGAGCAGCAGATCACCATCGATGGCCACCGCGCCGTGTTGGCACCCAGCATCCGTCCAGACGGCCGCAACGGCGGCTGCAGTGCCCATGTGTCGGTGCTCTCTGGTGGATCGTTCTATCTCGGGGTCGCGGTCCCAGGGATATCGACCGGTGTCGATTGGGATGTCTGCGCCAAGACCATTGGCGTCGCCGCCACCATCCTTGCCCGCCTGCGCTGA
- a CDS encoding DUF1206 domain-containing protein, with amino-acid sequence MSDKNPSSKSTGASASFDNKSSVAGRVVQNNVFERFARAGFVASGIVHLIIGYIAIRIAIGSAAGAADQSGAMAELAAKPGGVVALWVGVVAFLLMALWRLAEATLGSSSKPDADSKKSEAIDRVKAAGLAVVYFAFAVSAFGFARGSGKSSSGQSAGITACMMQTTAGTTALITSGLFIVVIGGYHVYKGVSQNFLEDLEGTTSDLVRRLGTVGYIAKGLAIAAVGLLVILAVSESEPGKAAGLDGAFKTVGAQPYGVVLLVASGLGIITYGLYSFAMARYTKM; translated from the coding sequence ATGTCTGACAAAAACCCGTCCTCGAAGTCCACTGGTGCATCGGCGTCGTTCGACAACAAGTCATCGGTCGCCGGCCGGGTGGTCCAGAACAATGTCTTCGAACGATTCGCCCGTGCAGGCTTCGTCGCGAGCGGCATCGTGCACCTGATCATCGGCTACATCGCCATCAGGATCGCCATCGGCAGCGCCGCCGGCGCCGCCGACCAATCCGGGGCCATGGCGGAACTGGCCGCCAAGCCGGGCGGCGTCGTCGCCCTCTGGGTGGGCGTCGTCGCGTTCCTGCTGATGGCGCTGTGGCGGCTCGCCGAAGCGACACTCGGCAGCTCGTCCAAGCCCGACGCCGACAGTAAGAAATCCGAAGCGATCGACCGCGTCAAGGCGGCTGGGCTGGCAGTGGTCTATTTCGCCTTCGCCGTCTCCGCGTTCGGATTCGCCCGCGGCAGTGGCAAGTCCAGCAGCGGCCAGAGCGCGGGGATCACCGCCTGCATGATGCAAACCACCGCCGGCACGACCGCACTCATTACGAGCGGGCTATTCATCGTCGTGATCGGCGGCTATCACGTCTACAAAGGAGTCAGCCAGAACTTCCTCGAGGACCTCGAGGGCACCACCAGCGACCTCGTACGAAGATTGGGCACGGTCGGATACATCGCGAAAGGGCTGGCCATTGCCGCGGTCGGGTTGCTGGTGATCCTCGCGGTGAGTGAATCCGAGCCGGGCAAAGCCGCCGGACTGGACGGCGCCTTCAAAACCGTGGGGGCTCAACCCTACGGAGTGGTCCTCCTCGTAGCGTCCGGCCTGGGCATCATCACCTACGGCCTCTACAGCTTCGCTATGGCCCGGTACACCAAGATGTAG
- a CDS encoding PucR family transcriptional regulator, with the protein MVTLDRLANVLGGYGIRLRLCSVPRSTQLRSVVIHGADQDPAEVGDVLLGIGARSVSEVVDWAMSARAVVALIRGDEQTADEPEIKGVAVMVVDPAVAWSEVAAVVYGLVLEGRETEAGRGPTDLFALADSLADAVGGAVTIEDHRSRVLAYSRPQQHLDPARVETILSREMPQWLRALFDAHGVFAHLAVSDEPLFVPAQAERGLTGRMVVAVRVGRQLLGSVWVSCPAPLHGARRIALADGAHTVALHLLRSRASADLERQVESELVISLLEGAADAATVASRLGLAPETLRAIALRARIADEQHAALLQVFERATTGFGWSRSSRSALVGDTIYTVLPADQAATARHWISELQTALPVQMTVLAGISGVARATELALARQEADECLALHETHSSGAAPPAYDESWDEILLQRLRTAGLSGRTPARGPVSQLRRHDHTNSTEYVATLRAWLQAQGDPARAGARLGVHENTVRNRLRKMAEVTNLGLDDPRKRLAMMIELAVTDND; encoded by the coding sequence GTGGTGACGTTGGACCGGTTGGCGAACGTACTGGGTGGCTATGGGATCCGTTTGCGGTTGTGTTCGGTTCCCCGGTCCACCCAATTGCGCAGTGTGGTGATCCACGGGGCCGATCAGGACCCCGCGGAAGTGGGTGATGTGCTGCTGGGGATCGGGGCACGCTCGGTGTCGGAGGTAGTGGACTGGGCGATGTCGGCGCGGGCTGTTGTCGCGCTCATCCGTGGGGATGAGCAGACTGCGGACGAGCCGGAGATCAAGGGGGTCGCGGTGATGGTGGTCGATCCTGCGGTGGCTTGGAGTGAGGTTGCCGCGGTGGTCTACGGGTTGGTGCTGGAAGGCCGCGAGACCGAGGCCGGTCGCGGCCCGACCGATTTGTTCGCCTTGGCCGACAGTCTGGCCGACGCGGTCGGGGGTGCGGTGACGATCGAGGACCACCGGTCTCGGGTGCTGGCGTATTCGAGGCCGCAGCAGCACCTCGACCCCGCACGGGTCGAGACGATCCTGAGCCGGGAAATGCCGCAGTGGTTACGGGCCCTGTTCGATGCGCACGGTGTCTTCGCACATTTGGCGGTCTCGGATGAACCGTTGTTCGTTCCTGCGCAGGCAGAGCGTGGTTTGACGGGGCGGATGGTCGTGGCCGTGCGCGTGGGCCGGCAACTGCTGGGCTCGGTATGGGTGTCGTGCCCGGCACCGTTGCACGGGGCTCGACGGATCGCCTTGGCCGACGGCGCGCACACGGTAGCCCTGCACCTGTTGCGGTCGCGGGCCAGCGCGGATCTCGAACGTCAGGTGGAATCCGAACTGGTGATCAGTTTGCTGGAGGGCGCTGCGGACGCGGCGACGGTGGCCAGCAGGCTGGGGTTAGCGCCGGAGACTTTGCGGGCGATCGCGCTGCGCGCACGGATCGCCGACGAGCAGCACGCCGCGCTGCTGCAGGTCTTCGAGCGAGCAACAACCGGATTCGGCTGGTCCCGTTCGAGCCGCAGCGCCTTGGTCGGCGACACCATCTACACCGTGCTGCCCGCCGATCAGGCGGCGACGGCACGCCACTGGATAAGCGAGCTACAGACGGCACTGCCGGTGCAGATGACGGTGCTGGCCGGCATCAGCGGTGTTGCCCGGGCCACAGAATTGGCATTGGCGCGCCAAGAGGCCGACGAATGCCTGGCGCTGCACGAGACCCACTCATCAGGTGCCGCGCCCCCCGCCTACGACGAGTCGTGGGACGAAATCCTGCTGCAACGGTTGCGCACCGCCGGGCTTTCTGGACGCACCCCCGCACGGGGGCCGGTGTCGCAGTTGCGACGCCACGACCACACCAACTCCACCGAGTATGTGGCAACGCTGCGCGCCTGGTTGCAGGCCCAAGGCGACCCCGCCCGGGCGGGCGCGCGGCTCGGCGTGCACGAGAACACCGTCCGTAACCGGCTGCGCAAGATGGCGGAGGTGACCAACCTCGGCTTGGACGACCCGCGCAAACGACTCGCCATGATGATCGAACTCGCCGTCACCGACAACGACTGA
- a CDS encoding TetR/AcrR family transcriptional regulator codes for MTDSETATKRSTRDGPYHHGDLRNALVRAAAELAETGGPEAVTVRAVARHVGVTPTAAYRHFTNHEELLNAAQEQAQHTLFGAMAETMASLAPPADAITRLGAVGRGYITFALREPGLFRTAFCGDQMPSPAFDLLAGLLDELVDVGFLDPADRPDAEYAAWSTVHGMASLIIDGVLDDLDDAARDNAIHRALAVVERGLATGPNAPDFS; via the coding sequence ATGACAGATTCGGAAACAGCAACGAAGCGCTCCACCCGCGACGGCCCGTATCACCACGGCGACCTGCGCAATGCCCTGGTGCGTGCCGCCGCCGAACTCGCCGAAACCGGCGGGCCGGAAGCGGTGACCGTGCGCGCGGTCGCCCGGCATGTCGGCGTCACTCCGACCGCGGCCTATCGGCACTTCACCAATCACGAGGAGTTGCTGAACGCGGCACAGGAACAGGCTCAGCACACACTGTTCGGCGCAATGGCCGAGACGATGGCGAGCTTGGCGCCGCCAGCGGATGCGATCACCCGACTGGGCGCGGTGGGCCGGGGCTACATCACCTTCGCGCTGCGCGAACCCGGCCTGTTCCGCACCGCGTTCTGCGGCGACCAAATGCCATCGCCCGCCTTCGATCTGCTGGCCGGACTCCTGGACGAACTCGTCGACGTCGGATTCCTCGACCCGGCGGACCGACCGGACGCCGAATACGCCGCCTGGTCAACGGTGCACGGTATGGCCTCGCTGATCATCGACGGCGTACTCGACGACCTCGACGATGCGGCCAGGGATAACGCGATTCACCGGGCCCTCGCGGTGGTCGAACGGGGTTTGGCCACCGGACCGAATGCCCCCGACTTCAGCTGA
- a CDS encoding DUF2231 domain-containing protein: protein MTSDMQHAKRPVSAMLAGPYGHPFHPILVTVPIGAWVASVVFDIASHVAGDPQSLARGAAWLIAVGVLGALVAAVVGLLDLLAIPTGTSAFRTGLVHMSLNLIVTVTFAVDFWWRQSGSGPDGAVPMGQLVLSIIALAVLGVSGYLGGKLAYHYGVRVADETTQASGYRH, encoded by the coding sequence GTGACCAGTGACATGCAGCACGCCAAGCGCCCGGTCAGCGCGATGCTGGCCGGCCCATATGGACATCCGTTCCACCCGATCCTCGTTACTGTGCCGATCGGGGCATGGGTGGCGAGTGTGGTATTCGATATCGCATCACATGTGGCGGGCGACCCGCAGTCCCTCGCCCGTGGTGCGGCATGGCTCATCGCGGTCGGTGTGCTCGGCGCGCTGGTCGCGGCCGTGGTCGGTCTGCTGGATCTGCTCGCGATCCCGACCGGTACCTCGGCGTTTCGCACCGGCCTCGTCCACATGAGCCTGAATCTGATCGTGACGGTCACCTTCGCCGTCGACTTCTGGTGGCGGCAGTCGGGTAGTGGACCGGATGGCGCCGTGCCGATGGGCCAGTTGGTGCTGTCGATCATCGCCCTCGCCGTGCTGGGCGTCTCGGGTTATCTCGGCGGCAAGCTCGCCTACCACTACGGCGTGCGGGTGGCCGACGAGACCACTCAGGCCTCCGGGTACCGACACTGA
- a CDS encoding DUF5996 family protein, whose translation MAGTTRTETASSRRWPRLRVEEWTATRDTVHMWTQIIGKIRLASAPMINHWWQVTLYVSPRGLTTSAIPYEAGVFDIEFDFNEHRLHIRADGDARQVALEPKPVADFYAETMGALDELGIAVQIQAKPNEVDPAIPFADDYEHASYDRDAVHLFWRQLVAAHRVMSEFRSYFIGKVSPVHFFWGAMDLACTRFSGRAAPKHPGGAPNCGDWVMVEGYSRELSSCGFWPGGGDEGAFYAYAYPEPDGFADYPVGPRHAFYSVDNGQFLLPYEAVRTAADPERTLLEFLHTTYQAAAERGKWDRAALECDPHRWDQK comes from the coding sequence ATGGCCGGGACGACTCGTACAGAGACCGCGTCGTCGCGACGCTGGCCGCGGTTGCGGGTCGAGGAGTGGACCGCTACCCGCGACACGGTGCACATGTGGACCCAGATCATCGGCAAGATTCGGCTTGCTTCCGCGCCGATGATCAACCACTGGTGGCAGGTCACCCTCTACGTCAGCCCGCGGGGTTTGACCACCTCCGCGATACCCTACGAGGCCGGTGTATTCGACATCGAGTTCGACTTCAATGAGCATCGGTTGCACATACGAGCCGATGGCGACGCCCGTCAGGTCGCGCTCGAACCCAAGCCGGTTGCGGATTTCTATGCCGAAACGATGGGTGCGCTCGACGAGCTCGGCATTGCGGTACAGATTCAGGCCAAGCCCAACGAGGTCGATCCTGCGATCCCGTTCGCCGACGACTACGAGCATGCTTCCTATGATCGCGACGCCGTGCACCTGTTCTGGCGTCAACTCGTCGCGGCCCATCGAGTAATGAGCGAGTTTCGCTCGTATTTCATCGGCAAGGTGAGCCCGGTGCACTTCTTCTGGGGCGCCATGGATCTGGCCTGCACCAGGTTCTCCGGCCGCGCCGCGCCGAAGCATCCGGGTGGTGCACCCAACTGCGGTGATTGGGTGATGGTCGAGGGCTACTCCCGCGAGTTGAGTAGTTGCGGTTTCTGGCCGGGTGGCGGTGACGAAGGCGCCTTCTACGCCTACGCCTATCCCGAACCCGACGGCTTCGCCGACTATCCGGTCGGTCCTCGGCACGCTTTCTACAGCGTCGACAACGGCCAGTTTCTGCTGCCCTACGAGGCGGTACGCACCGCCGCAGATCCGGAACGAACCCTTCTGGAATTCCTGCACACCACCTATCAAGCGGCCGCCGAACGCGGCAAGTGGGACCGAGCAGCACTCGAATGCGATCCGCACCGGTGGGACCAGAAATAG
- a CDS encoding iron-containing redox enzyme family protein, whose product MTVTTDIRPRPLPRPRGTLSEAVVGLLRGIPGKPVPKTRSLDPYSEDLQLALHTCYELHYHGFAAVDPEWEWDPGLLTLRAAMETAFLDAMRAEVSGGDDLESELDELLVTPIESTGPSRFLRDEGQWWHMREYFVHRSIYHHKEADPYAWVIPRLRGQAKAAFVAVEFDEFGGGRGERIHARLFAELMAGAGLDAEYLHYLDAVPEPMLSLVNMMSLFGLHRSLRGALVGHFASVEISSSPASSRLVDALRRLEADPACVRFYQEHVEADAVHEQLMRTDVIGDLIAHEPALAESMVLGIQATSLLEDRFADHVFDAWRAGRSSLLPGADV is encoded by the coding sequence ATGACGGTCACCACGGATATCCGACCTCGCCCCCTGCCACGCCCGCGCGGCACCCTGTCCGAGGCGGTGGTCGGGCTGTTGCGCGGAATACCTGGCAAACCGGTGCCGAAGACCCGATCGCTCGACCCGTACAGCGAGGATCTGCAGCTTGCTCTACACACCTGCTATGAGCTGCACTACCACGGATTCGCGGCGGTGGACCCGGAATGGGAATGGGATCCCGGATTGCTGACCCTGCGAGCCGCCATGGAGACCGCATTCCTGGACGCTATGCGCGCGGAGGTATCCGGAGGCGATGATCTCGAATCGGAGCTCGACGAACTCCTGGTTACACCGATCGAATCCACCGGTCCGTCCCGGTTCCTCCGAGACGAGGGCCAATGGTGGCATATGCGCGAGTATTTCGTGCACAGGTCGATCTATCACCATAAAGAGGCCGACCCCTACGCCTGGGTGATCCCGCGTCTGCGCGGACAGGCCAAAGCTGCTTTCGTCGCGGTGGAATTCGACGAATTCGGCGGCGGTCGCGGTGAACGCATCCACGCGCGACTTTTCGCCGAGCTCATGGCGGGCGCGGGCCTCGACGCCGAATACCTGCATTACCTCGATGCCGTCCCGGAACCGATGCTTTCCCTGGTGAACATGATGTCGCTGTTCGGCTTGCACCGGTCGCTGCGCGGTGCGCTGGTCGGACATTTCGCGTCTGTCGAAATCTCCTCGTCACCGGCGTCGTCACGCCTGGTCGACGCCCTGCGGCGACTCGAAGCGGACCCGGCCTGCGTGCGGTTCTACCAGGAACACGTGGAAGCAGATGCGGTACACGAACAGTTGATGCGCACCGATGTAATCGGTGACCTGATCGCGCACGAGCCTGCGCTGGCGGAGTCCATGGTCCTCGGCATTCAGGCCACAAGTCTGTTGGAGGACCGCTTCGCCGACCACGTCTTCGACGCCTGGCGGGCCGGGCGCAGCTCCTTGCTGCCCGGTGCCGATGTTTAG
- a CDS encoding CDGSH iron-sulfur domain-containing protein — translation MPTNPDREPRRIRLTTDGPALIEGPVELVTPDGRTIHSDRVVVALCLCRRSSNYPLCDTSHRKHRRREP, via the coding sequence GTGCCGACAAACCCCGACCGTGAACCCCGGCGGATCCGGCTGACGACCGATGGCCCGGCCCTCATCGAAGGGCCGGTCGAACTCGTCACTCCGGACGGACGGACCATTCACTCCGACCGGGTCGTCGTCGCGCTGTGTCTGTGCCGCCGTTCGTCGAACTACCCGTTGTGCGACACCAGCCATCGCAAGCACCGACGACGCGAGCCCTGA